A region of Pan troglodytes isolate AG18354 chromosome 23, NHGRI_mPanTro3-v2.0_pri, whole genome shotgun sequence DNA encodes the following proteins:
- the LOC101057202 gene encoding double homeobox protein 4C-like — MVLLTTSDGTLAAEAQGWGRRRRLVWTPSKSEALRVCFERNPYPGIATRERLAQAIGIPQPRVQIWFQNERSRQLRQHRRESRPSPRRRGPQEGRQKRTAITGSQTALLLRAFEKDRFPGIAAREVLAREMGLPESRIQIWFQSRRVRHLG, encoded by the coding sequence atggTCCTCCTGACAACTTCGGATGGCACCCTTGCTGCGGAAGCCCAGGGTTGgggacggcgaaggagactcgtttggaccccgagcAAAAGTGAGGCCCTGCGAGTCTGCTTTGAGCGGAACCCATACCCGGGCATTGCCACCAGAGAAAGGCTGGCCCAGGCCATCGGCATTCCGcagcccagggtccagatttggtttcagaatgagaggtcacgccagctgaggcagcaccggcgggaatctcggccctCGCCCAggagacgcggcccgcaagaaggcaggcaAAAGCGGACCGCCAtcaccggatcccagaccgccctgctcctccgagcctttgagaaggatcgctttccaggcatcgccgccagggaagtgctggccagggagatgggcctcccggagtccaggattcagatctggtttcagagtCGAAGGGTCAGGCACCTGGGATAG